Proteins encoded in a region of the Solanum dulcamara chromosome 9, daSolDulc1.2, whole genome shotgun sequence genome:
- the LOC129903356 gene encoding inactive TPR repeat-containing thioredoxin TTL3-like: MAEIGDKSVEIQLGCGLVAAIFQRGNCKSIKQPVSQISQKKLAKPQPKPSSITSRNSISQDRKHVRRSTSDGTRSSSKTNQSSNSSSTKKMSQVVNLVPHTQNLRRQPTFPSSDLSATVISHQKSIANGTLHRAGCSSTGNIMLLGQLGNLKQQKRIQNVSIDQKSILQKGRVLMGNIVNKLDPDVLKSIGNEHYKHGRFEQAMALYNQAIAINPKNACYFSNKSAALLSLNRLIEAVIECREAIRLDPFYHNAQYRLARLYLRLGEAEKALNHYEKSGPKVDRRDISEAQDLKRIICNCIEAHRMNNYITLLNVSKNALSSGADSAPQIFAMRAEALMKLYRHEEAYTIIQKGPNFTTELCTRLFGSAKTAYLLIIRAQIYTLVGRFDYGIALAHEAAKLDLSNEIIAILRRIKGLATARVKGNELFKGSKYTEACSMYTEGLEQDPFNSVLLFNRAACRFKLRQFEKAVEDCTAALVLRPSYTKARFRRADCYVKLERWEAAIQEFEMLLQEKQGDEEVKRALIDAKIQLERERDEDQKQRKLCNRSSNLVLVTSN, from the exons ATGGCAGAAATAGGAGACAAGTCAGTTGAAATTCAATTGGGTTGTGGTCTAGTAGCGGCAATTTTTCAACGTGGAAATTGTAAGTCAATAAAACAACCAGTGTCACAAATTTCCCAAAAGAAATTAGCCAAGCCTCAACCAAAACCATCCTCAATCACTTCGAGGAATTCGATTTCACAAGATCGGAAACATGTTAGGAGATCAACATCCGATGGTACACGAAGCAGCTCGAAGACTAACCAATCGTCTAATTCTTCGAGCACGAAGAAAATGTCACAAGTTGTCAACTTGGTGCCCCATACTCAAAATCTTCGGAGGCAACCAACATTCCCGTCGAGTGATTTGAGCGCGACTGTCATTAGTCACCAGAAATCCATTGCAAATGGAACGTTGCATCGTGCTGGATGTTCCAGCACGGGCAACATTATGTTATTAGGCCAGTTAGGGAATTTGAAGCAGCAAAAAAGAATCCAAAATGTCTCAATTGATCAAAAGTCTATCCTACAGAAAGGCAGAGTCTTGATGGGGAACATAGTAAACAAATTGGATCCTGATGTACTCAAGTCCATAGGAAATGAGCATTACAAGCATGGAAGATTTGAACAAGCAATGGCTTTGTATAATCAAGCAATCGCGATCAATCCGAAAAATGCTTGTTATTTCAGCAACAAAAGTGCAGCATTGTTGAGTTTAAACCGTCTGATTGAAGCAGTGATAGAATGTAGAGAGGCCATTCGACTAGACCCTTTCTATCACAACGCGCAGTATCGCCTTGCAAGACTATATCTCAG ATTAGGAGAAGCAGAGAAAGCATTGAATCATTACGAAAAATCAGGACCAAAAGTTGACAGAAGGGATATTTCTGAGGCTCAAGATCTTAAAAGAATCATCTGCAATTGTATAGAAGCTCATAGGATGAACAATTACATCACATTACTTAATGTGAGCAAAAATGCATTGTCATCTGGTGCAGATTCAGCTCCACAG ATCTTTGCAATGAGAGCTGAAGCATTGATGAAATTATATAGACATGAGGAGGCATACACCATCATTCAGAAGGGACCTAATTTCACAACTGAGCTTTGTACTCGCCTTTTCGGATCAGCTAAAACAGCTTATTTACTAATAATTCGGGCACAAATTTACACGTTAGTAGGCAGGTTCGACTATGGAATAGCTTTAGCTCATGAGGCTGCCAAATTAGATCTCAGCAACGAGATAATCGCAATATTAAGAAGAATTAAAGGGTTGGCAACAGCTCGGGTAAAGGGTAACGAGCTTTTTAAGGGATCGAAATACACAGAGGCTTGTTCTATGTATACAGAAGGACTAGAACAGGATCCATTCAATTCTGTTCTGTTATTTAACAGAGCAGCTTGTCGATTCAAGCTAAGACAATTCGAGAAAGCAGTGGAGGATTGCACTGCAGCTCTTGTGTTACGTCCTTCGTATACTAAGGCTAGATTTCGAAGAGCTGATTGCTACGTGAAG TTGGAAAGATGGGAGGCTgcaattcaagaatttgaaatgTTGTTACAAGAAAAACAAGGGGATGAGGAAGTAAAGAGAGCATTGATTGATGCAAAGATTCAATTAGAAAGGGAGAGGGATGAGGATCAAAAGCAAAGAAAGCTATGCAATAGATCATCCAACCTAGTGTTAGTCACTAGcaattaa
- the LOC129903354 gene encoding putative pentatricopeptide repeat-containing protein At5g59900: MNPSLCRSRQFSGHIRRRQTISTTPNVNNQENDKNFIATLNEIVRSKRNWNIALNSAISTRLKTHHVEQILLRTLDDSRLALRFFNFLGLHKNFYHSTASFCILIHSLVQSNLYWPATSLLQTLLQRKVNPSFVFDNLLDVYKRFNFGHTLGFDLLTQNYVQDKRVMDSVLIVRLMMEHSLVPELRTLSTVFNGLIRIRRFYLVLQLFDNAVNSGVKPDEYIYTAVLKSLCELKDFEKAKGMMNCVERNGSKLSIILYNILIHGLCKGGRVWEAVEIKRLLGSKGLNADIITYCSLILGLCKVNEFQLARSLVDEMLGLCLVPREAIVSSVVDGLRREGDCVAAYRMVDMMGKVGVVPNLFVYNALLNSLCKDGKLDEVESLFDRMEDKGLCPNSVTYSIMIDSFCKQGRLDAAVLFYNRMLDNEVELTIYPYNSLINGYCKAGKCSAAESILNEMIDKGLTPTVVTYTSLIDGYCKEREVQKAFRLYHEMTSKGISPNTFTFTALISGFCRAHMMVEASKLFDEMVKMNVTPNEVTYNVLIEGHCKDGNTVRAFELLDEMVKKGLDPDTYTYRSLIAGLCAKGRVSEAKEFVDDLQKHRHYLNEMCFSALLHGYCKEGRLKDALTTTDEMAEKGINMDLVCYGVLICGTLKHHDLKYLLNIMKEMHDRGMKPDKVIYTTMLDAYGKVGDLKKAFKCWDIMVSEGCLPNMVTYTVMINNLCKAGLVDKAEIFYKEMLAKGLTPNQFTYSCFLDYLTGEGYMVEAKQLHDAMLKGYLANTVTYNIIIRGLCRLDQIQKAMDILLEMKDNGISPDCVSYSTIIYEFCRRGDLFGAKGLWESMLTNGLKPDAVAYNLFIYGCCIAGEMSKAFELRDEMIRSGLKVTHATYVSLVHGT, translated from the coding sequence ATGAACCCTTCCCTTTGCCGGAGCAGACAATTCTCCGGTCACATTCGCCGCCGGCAAACTATTTCCACAACCCCCAACGTCAACAACCAAGAAAACGACAAAAACTTCATAGCAACTCTAAACGAAATCGTCCGGAGCAAACGGAACTGGAATATAGCACTGAACAGCGCCATTTCCACTAGACTGAAAACCCATCACGTCGAGCAAATTCTCCTTCGAACGCTTGATGATTCTAGGTTGGCGTTAcgattcttcaattttcttggcCTTCACAAGAACTTTTATCATTCAACGGCGTCGTTTTGCATTCTAATACATTCCCTTGTTCAGTCTAATCTTTATTGGCCTGCTACTTCACTTTTGCAGACCTTATTGCAAAGGAAAGTGAACCCAAGTTTTGTTTTTGACAATTTGTTAGAtgtgtataaaagattcaatTTTGGTCACACTTTGGGTTTTGATTTGCTAACCCAAAATTATGTTCAGGATAAGAGAGTAATGGATTCTGTGTTAATTGTTAGGCTTATGATGGAGCATTCATTAGTACCAGAATTAAGGACTTTAAGCACTGTGTTTAATGGGTTGATTCGAATAAGACGGTTTTATTTGGTTTTGCAATTGTTTGATAATGCAGTAAATTCGGGTGTTAAGCCTGATGAGTATATTTATACAGCTGTGCTTAAAAGTTTGTGTGAGTTGAAAGATTTTGAAAAGGCTAAGGGAATGATGAATTGTGTTGAGAGAAATGGGAGTAAATTGAGTATCATTTTATACAACATATTGATTCATGGGCTCTGTAAGGGCGGAAGAGTTTGGGAAGCTGTTGAAATTAAAAGGTTGTTGGGTAGCAAAGGATTGAATGCTGATATCATCACATATTGTTCTTTGATTTTGGGGTTGTGTAAAGTGAACGAATTTCAGCTTGCTCGAAGCTTAGTGGATGAGATGCTGGGGCTGTGTTTGGTCCCCCGTGAGGCTATAGTGTCGAGTGTTGTTGACGGATTGAGGAGAGAGGGTGATTGTGTAGCTGCTTATAGAATGGTTGATATGATGGGGAAAGTTGGAGTTGTGCCcaatttatttgtttataaTGCATTGCTTAATTCTTTGTGTAAAGATGGGAAGTTGGATGAAGTAGAGTCTCTTTTTGATAGAATGGAGGATAAAGGGTTGTGCCCAAATAGTGTAACTTATTCCATCATGATTGACTCTTTCTGCAAACAAGGGAGACTAGATGCTGCAGTTCTTTTTTATAATAGAATGCTTGATAATGAGGTAGAATTAACCATATACCCTTACAATTCTCTCATCAATGGCTATTGCAAGGCTGGGAAATGTAGTGCGGCGGAATCTATCTTAAATGAGATGATTGATAAAGGATTGACCCCAACTGTTGTAACGTATACATCATTGATAGATGGTTACTGCAAGGAAAGAGAAGTGCAGAAGGCCTTTAGGCTTTACCATGAGATGACCAGCAAAGGAATATCACCTAATACTTTCACTTTCACTGCACTAATCTCTGGTTTTTGCCGTGCACACATGATGGTGGAAGCAAGTAAGTTATTTGATGAGATGGTGAAAATGAATGTAACTCCTAATGAGGTTACTTATAATGTCTTGATTGAAGGACATTGTAAAGATGGGAACACTGTCAGGGCTTTTGAATTGCTGGATGAAATGGTGAAGAAGGGTCTCGATCCTGACACATATACCTACAGATCTCTGATAGCTGGACTTTGTGCAAAAGGTCGAGTATCTGAAGCAAAAGAGTTTGTTGATGACCTTCAGAAACATCGTCATTATCTGAATGAAATGTGTTTCTCTGCTCTCTTACATGGTTATTGTAAGGAAGGAAGATTAAAGGATGCATTAACCACTACTGATGAGATGGCAGAAAAAGGAATAAACATGGACCTTGTGTGCTACGGTGTACTTATATGTGGAACTCTAAAgcatcatgatttgaaatatttattaaatataatgaAGGAGATGCACGACCGAGGAATGAAGCCTGACAAAGTAATCTACACTACCATGCTCGATGCATATGGAAAAGTTGGAGATCTTAAAAAAGCTTTTAAATGCTGGGATATAATGGTCAGTGAAGGATGCCTCCCAAATATGGTGACGTACACTGTGATGATAAATAACTTATGCAAGGCTGGATTAGTAGATAAAGCAGAGATATTCTACAAGGAAATGTTAGCTAAAGGGTTGACACCTAACCAGTTCACATATAGTTGTTTCCTTGATTATCTCACAGGTGAAGGGTACATGGTAGAAGCTAAACAGCTTCATGATGCAATGCTTAAAGGGTACCTTGCAAATACTGTGACATACAATATTATTATACGGGGCTTATGCAGATTAGACCAAATTCAGAAAGCCATGGATATTTTGCTTGAAATGAAGGACAATGGTATCTCCCCAGATTGCGTAAGTTACTCAACTATCATTTATGAATTCTGTAGGAGGGGTGATCTGTTCGGAGCAAAAGGCTTGTGGGAATCCATGTTGACTAATGGTCTGAAGCCTGATGCAGTGGCTTATAACCTTTTCATTTATGGTTGCTGCATCGCTGGAGAAATGTCCAAGGCATTTGAATTGCGTGATGAGATGATAAGAAGTGGTCTGAAGGTGACTCATGCAACATATGTTTCTTTAGTCCATGGAACGTGa